In Planctomycetia bacterium, the following are encoded in one genomic region:
- a CDS encoding DUF1501 domain-containing protein — translation MWSSFLHRRDALRVGSLTAAATLLPVSGRCAEVAGAPSLVPTADSVIFLNMMGGVTHHESFDPKPDAPEDVRGILSPIATTLPGIQFAEVCPNLAKIAHKIALVRSYSHTNNDHLMSQAYALSGRPVGLGAIQKEPNIGSIVAHLKGPRNDLPGYIAVPGFTRPGPPPYDLFVGGWLGREHAPFCAAREPKEPDFTKGPLYKNPKATIDEQLEPASISLPTELSGARLSARAELRALLDNQLRAGDVLAAHNDMDAHYRNAFRMLSSTKVRDAFDVSGEPLAVRETYGRTKIGGRVLMARRLVEAGARFVMVDYGYDPEYGNLWDNHNVAAQNFPVLGEMAKRPYHVAGMDRAFAALLNDLETRGLLARTLVVFITEFGRTPRINNGGGRDHWGPCGSIFFAGGGTQRGTVIGTTDRNGAYPTSEANSPADVAASIYRALGIDIATRLLDPENRPHFVLPEGRVIPGLFA, via the coding sequence ATGTGGTCTTCGTTCCTGCACCGTCGCGATGCTCTGCGCGTCGGCTCGTTGACCGCTGCGGCGACGTTGCTGCCGGTGAGCGGTCGCTGCGCCGAGGTTGCCGGAGCGCCGTCGCTCGTGCCGACCGCCGACTCCGTCATCTTCTTGAACATGATGGGGGGCGTGACGCATCACGAGTCGTTCGATCCGAAGCCCGACGCCCCGGAAGACGTCCGCGGGATCCTCTCGCCGATCGCGACGACGCTCCCCGGCATTCAGTTCGCCGAAGTCTGCCCGAACCTCGCGAAGATCGCGCATAAGATTGCGCTCGTGCGCAGCTACTCGCACACGAACAACGACCACTTGATGAGCCAAGCCTATGCCCTCTCGGGCCGGCCGGTCGGGCTCGGCGCGATTCAGAAAGAGCCGAACATCGGCTCGATCGTCGCCCATCTGAAAGGCCCGCGCAACGACCTGCCGGGCTACATCGCGGTGCCGGGGTTCACGCGTCCCGGCCCGCCCCCTTACGACCTCTTCGTGGGCGGCTGGCTCGGCCGCGAACATGCGCCGTTCTGCGCGGCCCGCGAGCCGAAGGAGCCCGACTTCACGAAAGGGCCGCTCTACAAGAACCCAAAAGCGACGATCGACGAGCAGTTGGAACCGGCGAGCATCAGCTTGCCGACGGAGCTCAGCGGCGCGCGACTTTCCGCGCGGGCCGAGTTGCGCGCGCTGCTCGACAATCAGCTGCGCGCCGGCGACGTGCTCGCCGCGCACAACGACATGGACGCCCACTACCGCAACGCTTTCCGCATGCTCTCTTCGACGAAGGTGCGCGACGCCTTCGACGTTTCCGGCGAGCCGCTCGCCGTGCGCGAGACGTACGGCCGTACCAAGATCGGCGGACGGGTGTTGATGGCGCGCCGCTTGGTGGAAGCCGGCGCGAGGTTCGTCATGGTCGACTACGGCTACGATCCCGAGTACGGCAACCTGTGGGACAATCACAACGTCGCCGCGCAAAACTTTCCGGTGCTCGGCGAAATGGCGAAGCGGCCGTACCATGTGGCCGGCATGGACCGCGCCTTCGCCGCGTTGTTGAACGATCTGGAAACGCGCGGCTTGCTCGCGCGCACGCTCGTCGTCTTCATCACGGAGTTCGGGCGGACGCCGCGCATCAACAACGGGGGCGGCCGCGACCATTGGGGCCCTTGCGGCTCGATCTTCTTCGCCGGCGGCGGCACGCAGCGCGGCACCGTCATCGGCACGACCGATCGCAACGGCGCTTACCCGACGAGCGAAGCGAACTCGCCGGCCGACGTCGCCGCGAGCATCTATCGAGCCCTCGGCATCGACATCGCCACGCGCTTGCTCGATCCCGAAAATCGCCCTCATTTCGTCCTGCCCGAAGGCCGCGTCATCCCGGGCTTGTTCGCGTAG
- a CDS encoding DUF1553 domain-containing protein has product MLCGIAALCLGDRLSSAARAESAFQVRPASITLRGNFDRGQLLVTELGPKGNVGEHSADLTQAAIYKSENGAVVSISSSGQLLAKSNGKAKISVTVGPRTEQVEVEVVGVLEKPAISFTREVTPILSKTGCNSASCHASQHGKGGFKLSVFGYAPDEDYRAMVRDWQGRRVDLVEPEKSLIFMKPLLQVPHGGNKRLDKSSIEYQTLAAWLSGGAPAPNSKEAKVTGIAVTPVARVGALGFTQQFRVEATYSDGATRDVTALAKYDSMDEGTASVGPTGLAKVFGKGQAPIVVRFEGQAQAVVVTVPYGDKTELKGWKNNNFIDELAATKFREVGIEPSGLCDDATFVRRAYLDAIGSLPTVEQTQAFLAEKSANKRAELIDALLGLTGDPTKDVHNNAYAAYWSLKWADLIRSSSANVGEQGMWSLHNWIQDSFRQNKPYDRFVRELVLAKGSIYMDGPSNFYRIAANPPDMAETTAQLFLGVRLLCAKCHHHPMEKYAQEDYYSFAAFFARVGTKNSSEFGLFGREQVVMVKNTGEVSHPKTGKVMKPTPLEGEPVAEALDRRQPLADWLVSPKNEYFARNLVNRYMGYLMGRGLVEPIDDMRATNPSTNRPLLDALAQNFISSGFDIKQLMRTVMNSRLYQLDSQPTPANAADDRFYSHYEVKRIGAESLLDSIDYVTGSQTKFKNMPLGTKAIELPDSNYPDYFLATFGKPRRVSVCECERVADENLAQALHTLNGDILATKISDQKGRLANMLKAKKPYAEIMENLYLAALARKPTEKELSTLEKLLKESKDPTMFYEDVVWSLCNSKQFLFVH; this is encoded by the coding sequence ATGCTCTGCGGCATCGCTGCGCTCTGCTTGGGGGATCGGCTTTCGTCGGCGGCACGTGCCGAATCGGCGTTCCAAGTTCGCCCGGCGTCGATCACGCTGCGCGGCAATTTCGATCGGGGGCAGTTGCTCGTTACGGAGCTCGGCCCGAAGGGGAACGTCGGCGAACATTCGGCCGACCTGACGCAAGCGGCGATCTATAAGTCGGAGAACGGGGCCGTCGTTTCGATCAGCAGCAGCGGGCAATTGCTCGCCAAGTCGAACGGCAAGGCGAAGATCTCGGTAACCGTCGGCCCGCGCACCGAGCAGGTCGAGGTGGAAGTCGTCGGGGTGTTGGAGAAGCCGGCGATCAGCTTCACGCGCGAAGTGACGCCGATCTTAAGTAAGACCGGCTGCAACTCCGCGTCGTGCCACGCCAGCCAACACGGCAAAGGGGGCTTCAAGCTCTCCGTGTTCGGCTACGCTCCGGATGAAGACTACCGCGCGATGGTGCGCGATTGGCAAGGGCGCCGCGTCGACTTAGTCGAACCGGAAAAGAGCTTGATCTTCATGAAGCCGCTGTTGCAAGTGCCGCACGGCGGGAACAAGCGGCTCGACAAAAGCTCGATCGAATACCAAACCCTCGCCGCTTGGCTCTCGGGAGGCGCGCCGGCGCCGAACTCGAAAGAAGCGAAAGTGACGGGCATCGCAGTGACGCCGGTAGCGCGCGTCGGGGCGCTGGGGTTCACGCAGCAGTTCCGAGTCGAAGCGACCTACTCCGACGGCGCGACGCGCGACGTCACGGCCCTGGCCAAATACGACAGCATGGACGAAGGGACCGCGAGCGTCGGCCCGACCGGCTTGGCGAAGGTGTTCGGCAAGGGGCAAGCGCCGATCGTCGTTCGCTTCGAGGGGCAAGCACAAGCAGTCGTCGTCACGGTGCCGTACGGCGACAAGACGGAGCTCAAGGGCTGGAAGAACAACAACTTCATCGACGAACTCGCTGCGACGAAGTTTCGCGAAGTCGGCATCGAACCGTCGGGCCTGTGCGACGACGCCACGTTCGTGCGCCGCGCCTATCTCGACGCGATCGGCTCGCTCCCGACCGTTGAACAAACGCAAGCCTTTCTCGCCGAGAAGTCTGCGAACAAGCGGGCCGAGCTGATCGACGCCTTGCTCGGCCTGACCGGCGATCCGACGAAAGACGTGCATAACAACGCGTATGCCGCGTATTGGAGCTTGAAGTGGGCCGATCTCATTCGCTCGTCGAGCGCGAACGTCGGCGAGCAAGGGATGTGGTCGTTGCACAACTGGATCCAAGATTCGTTTCGGCAGAACAAGCCGTACGACCGGTTCGTGCGCGAGCTCGTGCTGGCGAAAGGCTCGATCTACATGGATGGGCCGTCGAACTTCTACCGCATCGCGGCCAATCCGCCCGACATGGCCGAGACGACGGCGCAACTCTTCCTCGGCGTCCGGCTGCTCTGCGCGAAGTGCCATCATCATCCGATGGAGAAGTATGCCCAAGAAGACTACTACAGCTTCGCGGCGTTCTTTGCCCGAGTCGGCACGAAGAACAGCTCGGAGTTCGGGCTCTTCGGGCGCGAGCAAGTCGTGATGGTGAAGAACACCGGTGAGGTGAGCCATCCGAAGACCGGCAAGGTAATGAAGCCGACGCCGCTCGAAGGGGAGCCGGTTGCGGAAGCGCTCGACCGGCGGCAGCCGCTGGCCGATTGGCTCGTCTCGCCGAAGAACGAATACTTCGCGCGCAATCTCGTGAATCGCTACATGGGTTATCTGATGGGGCGCGGGCTCGTCGAACCGATCGACGATATGCGCGCCACGAACCCCTCGACGAATCGCCCGTTGCTCGACGCGCTCGCGCAAAACTTCATCTCTTCCGGCTTCGACATCAAGCAGCTGATGCGCACCGTGATGAACTCGCGGCTCTATCAACTCGATTCGCAGCCGACGCCGGCCAACGCCGCCGACGATCGCTTTTACAGCCACTACGAAGTGAAACGGATCGGAGCGGAGTCGCTGCTCGATTCGATCGACTACGTGACCGGCTCGCAGACGAAATTTAAGAACATGCCGCTCGGCACGAAAGCGATCGAGCTGCCCGACTCGAACTATCCGGACTACTTCCTGGCGACGTTCGGCAAGCCGCGGCGCGTGAGCGTGTGCGAATGCGAACGCGTGGCCGACGAGAACCTGGCGCAAGCCCTACACACGCTCAACGGCGACATCCTGGCGACGAAGATCAGCGACCAAAAAGGACGCCTCGCGAACATGCTCAAGGCGAAGAAGCCGTATGCCGAGATCATGGAAAATCTCTACCTAGCCGCACTCGCGCGCAAGCCGACCGAGAAAGAACTTTCAACACTCGAAAAGCTGCTGAAAGAGTCGAAGGATCCGACCATGTTCTACGAAGACGTGGTTTGGTCGCTATGCAATTCGAAGCAATTTCTGTTCGTGCATTAA
- a CDS encoding DUF1254 domain-containing protein, with product MIYRISISLFVLLGLGALPANVGRSELLVSSTVSDAQAAAAVLRLAIGKPEIFVPKTEAPLTADDVRRIGRDAYVWGWPLVYVHNCRTAIAKVPSPGRSGGMPVAPVNQLCMLTDYIAPTQALVPCPNQDVVYGYGALDLAAEPVVLQVPDFGDRYWVYQLGDQRTDGFAEVGKMYDTKPGLYLIVGPNWQGEVPAGIVQVFRCPTRYGYVLPRVFLDDTAEDRRAILPLVDGIMMYPLSLFGGQAKTYDWTRVRWLPKIGAGAAKGSRRVVPETFFDVLGEVLNDVPPLAGEEARYAELRRVLELSERDASVKQLLRESAVAAEREQLSNLFEFRNFGTKLPSHWTTISNGAAFGRDYLTRAAVAKSNVFVNRNNETKYYYQDLGADGSRLNGSQGYSVTFPADRLPATKGFWSLTLYDANHNFHPNDLDRHSLGTKNERLRYNADGSLTLYIQSWAPAADRQANWIPAPEGAFSLYLRAYWPGQAMLDGSWTPPAVVPNDDRLAVGD from the coding sequence GTGATCTACCGCATTTCGATTTCTCTCTTCGTGCTTCTCGGCCTGGGTGCGCTTCCGGCTAACGTCGGGCGTTCCGAGTTGCTCGTCTCTTCGACCGTGAGCGACGCACAAGCCGCTGCGGCCGTCCTCCGGCTCGCGATCGGCAAGCCGGAGATCTTCGTTCCGAAAACCGAGGCGCCGCTTACAGCCGACGACGTTCGCCGCATCGGCCGCGATGCCTATGTCTGGGGCTGGCCGCTCGTCTACGTCCACAACTGCCGCACGGCGATCGCCAAGGTGCCGAGTCCCGGCCGGAGCGGCGGCATGCCGGTGGCGCCGGTGAATCAGCTCTGCATGCTCACCGACTACATCGCGCCGACGCAGGCGCTTGTGCCGTGCCCGAACCAAGACGTGGTGTATGGCTACGGCGCGCTCGACCTCGCCGCGGAGCCGGTCGTGTTGCAGGTGCCCGACTTCGGCGATCGGTATTGGGTCTATCAACTCGGCGACCAGCGCACCGACGGCTTTGCCGAAGTCGGCAAGATGTACGACACGAAGCCGGGCCTGTACTTGATCGTCGGCCCGAACTGGCAAGGGGAAGTGCCGGCCGGCATCGTGCAGGTGTTTCGTTGCCCGACGCGCTACGGCTATGTGTTGCCGCGCGTGTTTCTCGACGACACGGCTGAAGATCGCCGCGCGATCTTGCCGCTCGTCGACGGCATCATGATGTATCCGCTGAGTTTGTTCGGCGGACAAGCGAAGACGTATGACTGGACCCGCGTCCGCTGGCTGCCGAAGATCGGGGCGGGTGCGGCGAAGGGAAGCCGACGGGTCGTGCCGGAGACTTTCTTCGACGTGCTCGGCGAAGTCTTGAACGACGTGCCCCCCCTTGCCGGCGAAGAGGCACGCTACGCCGAGTTGCGCCGGGTGCTGGAGTTGAGCGAACGCGATGCGAGCGTGAAGCAGCTGTTGCGCGAATCGGCCGTCGCCGCGGAGCGCGAGCAGCTCTCGAACTTATTCGAGTTTCGCAATTTCGGCACGAAGCTGCCGAGCCACTGGACGACGATCTCCAACGGCGCGGCCTTCGGCCGCGATTATCTGACGCGCGCCGCCGTGGCGAAGTCGAACGTGTTCGTCAATCGGAACAACGAAACGAAGTATTACTATCAGGACCTCGGCGCCGACGGCAGCCGGCTGAACGGCAGCCAGGGCTACAGCGTGACGTTTCCGGCCGATCGGCTGCCGGCGACGAAGGGCTTCTGGTCGCTGACGCTTTACGACGCGAACCACAACTTTCATCCGAACGATCTCGATCGTCATTCGCTCGGCACGAAGAACGAGCGGTTGCGCTACAACGCCGACGGCTCGCTGACGCTCTATATCCAAAGTTGGGCGCCGGCCGCGGATCGGCAAGCAAACTGGATTCCGGCACCCGAAGGGGCGTTCTCATTGTACTTGCGTGCCTACTGGCCGGGCCAAGCGATGCTCGACGGCAGCTGGACACCGCCGGCCGTCGTGCCGAACGACGATCGGCTGGCGGTGGGAGATTGA
- a CDS encoding DUF1501 domain-containing protein, with product MLTVWGSGQRFCDGRSRRDFLRVGALGGALSLSDLLRLRAQGTPAGTSSHKSVSRKSVIMVCLNGGPSHIDMYDLKPEAPAELRGEFRPIQTNVPGFDISELMPLQARIADKLALVRSVQWPLDDGHHLHLVFSGFPKSAARPSFGSIVSRVRSERDKRNPLPPYVSMAQFPTHPVLVGHEEPSYLGSAYRAFVPYEAGAMVAGQINYTGPGAGAVKNLEPTLGITRDRLANRSTLLQGLDKLRREIDAQGEMAGIDAFTVRALDMVGSRQVREAFDISREPPEVQAKYGGDVVCKNDPDRRRCWEGSKFLQARRLVEAGVPVVTLAVGVWDTHSDHFTYQRDNLPLLDRSLHALVTDLHERGLDKDVAVVVCGEMGRTPRINKTAGRDHWPSAGFALFGGGLRMGQVVGATDARGERPKTRPYTPQNILATLYHFLGIDPTLTFLDHAGRPRYVLDDQEKIAELI from the coding sequence ATGCTGACCGTTTGGGGCTCAGGGCAACGCTTTTGCGACGGCCGAAGCCGGCGCGACTTTCTCCGCGTCGGCGCGCTCGGCGGTGCGCTGTCGCTTTCCGATCTCTTGCGGCTGCGCGCCCAAGGGACGCCGGCCGGCACATCCTCGCACAAGTCGGTCTCGCGCAAGTCGGTGATCATGGTCTGCCTGAACGGCGGGCCGAGCCACATCGACATGTACGACCTCAAGCCGGAAGCTCCGGCCGAGCTGCGTGGCGAGTTTCGTCCGATCCAGACGAACGTCCCCGGCTTCGACATTTCGGAGCTGATGCCGCTCCAAGCTCGGATCGCCGATAAGTTGGCGCTGGTCCGGAGCGTGCAATGGCCGCTCGACGACGGCCACCATCTGCACTTGGTCTTCAGCGGCTTTCCGAAGTCGGCGGCGCGTCCCTCGTTCGGCTCGATCGTGAGTCGCGTCCGGAGCGAACGGGACAAGCGGAATCCGTTGCCGCCGTACGTCAGCATGGCGCAGTTCCCGACGCATCCCGTTCTGGTCGGGCACGAAGAGCCGTCGTATCTCGGCTCGGCTTATCGAGCGTTCGTGCCGTATGAAGCCGGCGCTATGGTCGCCGGCCAAATCAACTACACCGGTCCCGGCGCGGGAGCCGTTAAGAATCTGGAACCGACGCTCGGCATCACGCGCGATCGCCTCGCGAATCGCTCGACGCTGCTCCAGGGCCTAGACAAGCTTCGTCGCGAGATCGACGCACAGGGCGAGATGGCCGGCATCGACGCCTTCACAGTGCGAGCGCTCGACATGGTCGGCTCGCGCCAAGTGCGCGAAGCGTTCGACATCAGCCGCGAGCCTCCGGAAGTGCAGGCCAAATACGGCGGCGACGTCGTCTGCAAAAACGATCCCGATCGCCGCCGCTGTTGGGAAGGGAGCAAGTTTCTCCAAGCGCGCCGGCTCGTCGAGGCAGGCGTTCCCGTGGTGACGTTGGCCGTCGGCGTTTGGGATACGCACAGCGATCATTTCACCTACCAGCGCGACAACCTCCCGCTGCTCGATCGCTCGCTGCACGCGCTCGTAACGGACCTCCACGAGCGGGGCTTAGATAAAGATGTGGCCGTGGTCGTGTGCGGCGAAATGGGCCGGACCCCGCGGATCAACAAGACCGCCGGCCGCGATCACTGGCCCTCGGCCGGTTTCGCTCTATTCGGCGGCGGCCTCCGGATGGGGCAAGTCGTCGGCGCGACCGACGCCCGCGGCGAACGTCCGAAGACCCGACCGTATACGCCGCAGAATATCCTGGCTACGCTGTATCACTTCCTCGGTATCGACCCGACATTGACGTTTCTCGACCACGCCGGCCGACCACGCTATGTTCTCGACGACCAAGAGAAGATCGCCGAACTGATTTGA
- a CDS encoding DUF488 domain-containing protein produces MSAQLYTIGHSTHPIERFLALLTEHGIEVLADIRRFPGSRKYPQFNQENLPDALAQAGIEYRWFEVLGGRRRKPIGGPSENVGLRNESFRNYADYMETAEFQAGAQQLLSIAERKPTAYMCAEGLFWQCHRRLVSDYFSMLGETVQNIMPAGDLRPHVLTTGARVRNGRLRYLAPGPDEPRLLF; encoded by the coding sequence ATGTCGGCGCAACTTTATACGATCGGCCATTCGACGCATCCGATCGAGCGCTTCCTCGCGCTGCTCACCGAGCACGGCATCGAAGTCTTGGCCGATATCCGCCGCTTTCCCGGCTCGCGCAAGTATCCGCAATTCAATCAAGAGAATCTGCCCGACGCGCTGGCTCAGGCCGGCATCGAGTATCGCTGGTTCGAGGTGCTCGGCGGACGCCGGCGCAAGCCGATCGGCGGGCCGTCGGAAAACGTCGGCTTGCGCAACGAAAGCTTTCGCAACTATGCCGACTATATGGAGACCGCGGAGTTTCAGGCCGGCGCGCAACAACTACTCTCGATCGCAGAGCGCAAGCCGACCGCCTACATGTGCGCCGAAGGACTCTTTTGGCAGTGTCATCGCCGGCTCGTGAGCGACTATTTCTCGATGCTCGGCGAAACGGTGCAAAACATCATGCCGGCCGGCGATCTGCGACCGCATGTGCTCACCACCGGAGCGAGGGTCCGCAACGGGCGACTACGCTACCTCGCCCCGGGGCCCGACGAACCACGGTTGCTCTTCTAA
- a CDS encoding DUF1501 domain-containing protein, translating to MLNIPTGISRDCSQVNRRTFLEVGSIAGLGLSLPGLLAARQAMAKSTGKSAKDCNVILVWSRGGVSHHDTFDPKPTAAANVRGEFGVIDTALPGVKFTEIVPRMAKEAKRFGLLRGWNPRNGSHGTADQYVMTGQKFNPAVAYPTYGSVVSSVKGFKTAMPPFVQLGTEVDRRFGGGLPGFLGLEHGAFEMPADPSVKTFTVRDITPPAGVDMPRISRRRSMLGTIDSLQRQVELQPAAYDALDEHYKAALNMITAPETQRAFQIDQEKDKLRDGYGRTAFGQRMLLARRLIESGVRFVTVTDGGWDTHANNFTSLKNKLIPPVDQALPELLIDLEQRGLLDTTLVVWLNDFGRTPKINSASGRDHWSTSGFAIMAGAGVPGGSVIGRTDEEGGYVVNGEYFSEDLAATIYSKIGIPTDTMMSTADGRPVALNEGRPIREWS from the coding sequence ATGCTGAATATCCCTACGGGCATTTCGCGCGACTGTAGCCAAGTGAACCGTCGCACGTTTCTGGAAGTCGGTTCGATCGCAGGACTCGGCCTTTCTTTGCCCGGGCTTCTCGCCGCCCGCCAAGCCATGGCGAAGTCGACGGGCAAGAGCGCAAAAGACTGCAACGTCATCCTCGTCTGGTCGCGCGGGGGTGTGAGCCATCACGACACGTTCGACCCCAAGCCGACGGCCGCAGCCAACGTGCGCGGCGAGTTCGGCGTGATCGACACGGCGCTCCCCGGCGTGAAGTTCACCGAGATCGTTCCTCGCATGGCGAAGGAAGCCAAGCGCTTCGGCTTGCTGCGGGGCTGGAACCCGCGCAACGGCTCGCACGGCACCGCCGATCAATATGTGATGACGGGCCAGAAGTTCAACCCGGCCGTCGCGTACCCGACCTACGGTTCGGTCGTGAGCAGCGTCAAAGGTTTTAAGACGGCGATGCCTCCGTTCGTGCAACTCGGCACGGAAGTCGATCGTCGCTTCGGCGGCGGCTTGCCCGGCTTCCTCGGCTTGGAGCATGGTGCGTTCGAGATGCCGGCCGATCCGAGCGTGAAGACGTTTACCGTGCGCGATATCACTCCGCCGGCCGGTGTCGATATGCCGCGCATCTCGCGCCGCCGCTCGATGCTCGGCACGATCGACTCGTTGCAACGCCAAGTCGAGCTTCAGCCCGCCGCTTACGACGCGCTCGACGAACACTACAAAGCCGCGCTCAACATGATCACGGCTCCCGAAACGCAACGGGCCTTCCAGATCGACCAAGAGAAAGACAAGCTTCGCGACGGCTACGGCCGAACCGCTTTCGGTCAGCGCATGCTGCTGGCCCGCCGGTTGATCGAGTCGGGCGTCCGCTTCGTCACCGTCACCGATGGCGGCTGGGACACGCATGCGAACAACTTCACGAGCTTGAAAAACAAGTTGATTCCGCCCGTCGACCAAGCGTTGCCGGAACTCTTGATCGACTTGGAACAACGGGGCTTGCTCGACACGACACTCGTCGTCTGGCTCAACGACTTCGGCCGGACGCCGAAGATCAACTCGGCCAGCGGTCGCGACCATTGGTCGACCTCGGGCTTCGCGATCATGGCCGGCGCCGGCGTCCCCGGCGGCTCGGTCATCGGCCGCACCGATGAAGAAGGGGGCTACGTCGTCAACGGCGAATACTTCTCCGAAGACCTCGCCGCCACGATCTACTCGAAGATCGGCATCCCGACCGACACGATGATGTCGACCGCCGACGGCCGCCCGGTAGCCTTGAACGAAGGCCGCCCGATCCGCGAGTGGAGCTGA
- a CDS encoding 3-deoxy-7-phosphoheptulonate synthase, producing MQRTSDVHIRSLVPLIPPQTLIDEYPLTDRAVETVIAGREAVRKILTGEDRRLLLVVGPCSIHDEKAALVYAERIRAVSDRLRDRLCIVMRVYFEKPRTTVGWKGLINDPHLDGTFDIPTGLRRARKLLLEINEMGLPAATEMLDPITPQYTADLVAWASIGARTTESQTHRQMASGLSMPVGFKNATDGNLQIAIDAMYSARAQHSFLGIDAAGRLCIVNTSGNPLGHLILRGGRSGTNYDAQTMADALTGLTKAGLAPNIMVDCSHANSDKDHRKQETVWHNVLEQRAAGNTNIIGMMLESNLFEGQQKLGANLHELKYGVSITDACLGWEKTEELLEAAYAAMAGAAVAEGAKQAVAT from the coding sequence ATGCAGCGCACGTCCGACGTCCATATTCGCAGCCTCGTTCCGCTCATCCCGCCGCAGACGCTCATCGACGAGTATCCGCTGACGGATCGGGCCGTCGAAACCGTGATCGCGGGGCGCGAGGCCGTGCGCAAGATTCTCACCGGGGAAGATCGCCGGCTGCTGCTGGTCGTGGGACCCTGCTCGATTCACGATGAAAAAGCGGCGTTGGTTTACGCCGAACGGATCCGCGCCGTCTCGGATCGGCTGCGCGACCGGCTCTGCATCGTGATGCGGGTCTATTTCGAGAAGCCGCGCACGACGGTCGGCTGGAAGGGGCTTATCAACGACCCGCATCTCGACGGCACGTTCGACATTCCCACCGGTCTGCGTCGTGCCCGTAAGCTGCTGCTCGAGATCAACGAGATGGGGCTGCCCGCCGCGACGGAAATGCTCGATCCGATCACGCCGCAATACACGGCCGATCTCGTCGCTTGGGCCTCGATCGGCGCGCGGACGACGGAATCGCAAACACATCGTCAGATGGCGAGCGGCTTGTCGATGCCCGTCGGCTTTAAGAACGCGACCGACGGCAACCTGCAGATCGCGATCGACGCGATGTATTCGGCCCGCGCGCAACACAGCTTCCTGGGGATCGACGCCGCCGGCCGGCTCTGCATCGTCAACACGTCGGGCAACCCGCTGGGGCATCTGATCCTCCGCGGCGGCCGCTCCGGCACGAACTACGACGCTCAAACCATGGCCGACGCCCTCACCGGACTGACGAAGGCCGGCCTCGCGCCGAATATCATGGTCGATTGCAGCCACGCCAACAGCGACAAAGACCATCGCAAGCAAGAGACCGTGTGGCATAACGTGCTCGAGCAACGAGCCGCGGGCAACACGAACATCATCGGCATGATGCTCGAAAGCAATCTCTTCGAGGGGCAACAAAAGCTCGGCGCGAACCTGCATGAATTGAAGTACGGCGTCTCGATCACCGACGCCTGCCTCGGCTGGGAAAAAACCGAAGAGCTGCTCGAAGCGGCCTACGCGGCGATGGCCGGCGCAGCGGTCGCCGAAGGGGCGAAGCAAGCCGTCGCGACGTAA
- a CDS encoding SMP-30/gluconolactonase/LRE family protein, with product MPDPALLFQGSTMMQRRRFLQALTAATLLPVVAPPACVVAAAEPADRYAGLKRGKYLGEWKSLAALTGPKIFTEGPCCDRAGNVFFTNAEPSQIWKWDGSKLSLFREDKSGANGLLFDRAGRLVSCEGIAGRVTRTDMETGKVEVLVDHFNGHALGMPNDLTFDAAGRIYFTSRLPNADAATGNVNSVYRIDTDGSVHRVLSLPDIHMPNGIVLSPDDKTLYLVESHSAEDRNRCILAYDLAADGTTSKPRKLIDFYPGRSGDGMAIDREGNLYIAAGLHKTRKTSETLATKPGIHVVSPTGELLDFVETPEDTLTNCRFGSPDLKTLYITCGKQLLSLRTQIAGKSMYRPER from the coding sequence TTGCCCGACCCTGCACTCCTCTTTCAAGGCTCGACCATGATGCAGCGACGACGATTCCTACAGGCCCTGACCGCTGCGACGCTGCTCCCTGTCGTTGCTCCGCCGGCATGCGTCGTTGCGGCGGCCGAGCCTGCGGATCGCTATGCAGGCTTGAAGCGCGGCAAGTATCTGGGCGAATGGAAAAGCCTGGCCGCGCTCACCGGCCCGAAGATCTTTACCGAAGGGCCGTGCTGCGATCGGGCGGGAAACGTTTTCTTCACGAACGCCGAGCCCTCGCAGATCTGGAAGTGGGACGGCAGCAAGCTCAGTCTCTTTCGCGAAGATAAGTCCGGCGCGAACGGTTTGCTGTTCGATCGGGCGGGACGACTTGTTTCCTGCGAAGGGATCGCCGGCCGCGTGACGCGAACCGACATGGAAACCGGCAAGGTCGAAGTGCTCGTCGACCATTTCAACGGCCACGCGCTCGGCATGCCGAACGATCTCACGTTCGACGCGGCCGGTCGGATCTACTTCACGTCGCGCTTGCCGAACGCCGACGCCGCGACGGGCAACGTCAACTCCGTCTATCGGATCGACACGGATGGCAGCGTGCATCGGGTGTTGTCCTTGCCCGACATTCACATGCCGAACGGCATCGTCCTGTCGCCGGACGATAAGACGTTGTACTTGGTCGAGTCGCACTCGGCCGAGGATCGCAATCGCTGCATTCTGGCATACGATCTCGCGGCCGACGGGACGACGTCGAAACCGAGGAAGCTCATCGATTTCTATCCCGGTCGGAGCGGCGATGGGATGGCGATCGATCGTGAGGGAAATCTCTACATCGCCGCCGGGCTGCATAAGACCCGCAAGACGAGCGAAACTCTCGCGACCAAGCCGGGGATTCACGTCGTCTCGCCGACGGGCGAGTTGCTCGATTTCGTCGAGACACCGGAAGACACGCTCACGAACTGCCGCTTCGGCTCGCCCGACCTGAAGACGCTGTACATCACTTGCGGCAAGCAATTGCTGAGCCTGCGGACGCAGATCGCCGGGAAGAGCATGTATCGTCCCGAGCGGTAA